One Pseudodesulfovibrio senegalensis DNA segment encodes these proteins:
- a CDS encoding nickel-dependent hydrogenase large subunit, with protein sequence MTDSIAVQKARSTFGSDVSAQEIVSCSGNAFVTHVRLEGGRVNKVWSTGRMVRNMNVLLRGELDGQGRPRFVNQPHCLCNDGHALAAIRAVEDLAGVVLPHSAVLVRRIVQSLRCIQEHLLHFYQFHLSDWASLAAALAADAVETARLSTMPDEDADHFRMVRERLASLAKAHPAPMPEAAYRGAGELHLLLYGHALRAIRAGASLQTALGLLGCGPKGFSAYRLGGLSSDLDLDVPVIGRLRAALAECRDFVSSVFPGDVAHIARVYGPWAEKGRGHAFLTWDGAGPGSLIVPGADEASWRVLPSEGGAVREESEPDWCNEDRSCYRLSSDWNRPSFRWERDDFFWLSAPRHGRDACEVGPLARVLGGWLHGRDEVRQTMTAVLDDGGLSLEAMNSTMGRVLSRAIECAAGMRSVFGWLEELEGVWQAEDRHDADFVLPASGTGVGRVEVPRGSLAHTVCWDHGRIVNHEYLIPSLWNFSPRDSRGAPGPLESALAGAFVADPDSPVEILRTLHQLDPCNTCHVMVEDRDTGRTSLITA encoded by the coding sequence ATGACAGATTCCATAGCCGTTCAGAAGGCCCGTTCAACCTTCGGTTCGGATGTGAGCGCGCAGGAGATCGTTTCCTGTTCCGGTAACGCGTTCGTCACCCATGTCCGCCTTGAGGGCGGGCGTGTAAACAAGGTTTGGAGCACCGGCCGCATGGTGCGGAACATGAATGTTCTGCTCCGGGGCGAGCTGGACGGGCAGGGCCGCCCGCGCTTCGTCAACCAGCCGCACTGCCTGTGCAACGACGGGCATGCGCTGGCCGCCATCCGGGCCGTGGAGGATCTGGCCGGGGTGGTGCTGCCGCACAGCGCCGTGCTGGTGCGCAGGATTGTCCAATCCCTGCGATGTATTCAGGAGCACCTGCTCCATTTCTATCAATTCCATTTATCCGACTGGGCAAGTCTTGCTGCCGCACTGGCCGCCGATGCCGTGGAAACGGCTCGGCTGAGCACGATGCCGGACGAGGACGCGGATCATTTCCGCATGGTTCGGGAACGGCTCGCCTCGCTGGCAAAGGCCCATCCCGCACCAATGCCCGAGGCCGCGTATCGTGGCGCCGGCGAATTGCATCTGCTGCTGTACGGCCACGCCCTGCGGGCAATCCGCGCGGGCGCGTCGCTCCAAACGGCTCTGGGTTTGCTGGGCTGCGGCCCCAAGGGCTTCAGTGCCTACCGTCTGGGCGGATTGTCGTCCGACCTCGACCTGGACGTGCCGGTCATCGGGCGGTTGCGCGCAGCTCTCGCGGAATGCCGGGATTTCGTTTCTTCGGTCTTTCCCGGTGACGTGGCGCACATTGCCCGCGTGTACGGCCCATGGGCCGAAAAGGGCCGGGGACATGCCTTTCTGACATGGGACGGCGCCGGGCCGGGCAGCCTGATCGTTCCCGGAGCCGATGAGGCCTCATGGCGTGTTCTGCCTTCCGAGGGCGGAGCTGTCCGGGAGGAGTCCGAACCTGATTGGTGCAACGAAGACCGGAGCTGTTACCGTTTGTCCTCGGACTGGAACAGGCCGTCTTTTCGCTGGGAGCGGGATGATTTTTTCTGGCTGTCGGCTCCCCGGCACGGTCGGGATGCTTGCGAAGTCGGTCCGCTGGCACGGGTGCTGGGCGGCTGGCTTCACGGCCGGGACGAGGTGCGGCAGACCATGACCGCGGTCCTCGATGACGGCGGACTATCCCTGGAGGCCATGAATTCCACCATGGGGCGGGTTCTGTCCCGCGCCATTGAGTGCGCGGCCGGGATGCGGTCCGTGTTCGGCTGGCTGGAGGAGTTGGAGGGCGTCTGGCAAGCCGAAGACCGGCATGACGCGGATTTCGTTCTGCCCGCGTCCGGGACCGGTGTCGGCAGGGTGGAAGTGCCCCGGGGCAGCCTTGCGCATACGGTTTGCTGGGACCATGGCCGGATCGTGAACCACGAGTACCTGATTCCGTCGCTGTGGAATTTTTCCCCGCGCGATTCCCGGGGAGCGCCGGGACCGTTGGAAAGCGCACTTGCGGGCGCGTTCGTGGCCGACCCCGACAGCCCCGTGGAGATTCTGCGGACCCTGCATCAGTTGGACCCCTGCAATACCTGCCATGTGATGGTCGAGGACCGGGATACCGGTCGGACCTCCCTGATCACGGCCTGA
- the hydE gene encoding [FeFe] hydrogenase H-cluster radical SAM maturase HydE encodes MNRQTIRERLGDHAGQEALFAEADRVRRERVGDTAQLRGVVHFSNYCRCNDLYCGLLKDNGQCKRFRMTEDEIVDTAMAIAEAGLRTVVLQSGEDPYYTRSMLCSIIERILDGADVAITLSLGKRSRDDLAAFRDAGAERYLMKHETMNPELYSRMRSGLRLEDRLHAIDELRELGFQVGVGNIVGLPGQTLDDLCEDILFFQEFQPDMINIGPFIPHAQTPLRDEAAGDMELMLRVFALTRIVTGNTHMAAANTVATLDPDNGQYRAMALGGANVIMPNCNPFLKSREDKIEYEFQITTHKRYVSVDEARNVLKRAGRVPGEDKGHSLKMQGERH; translated from the coding sequence ATGAATCGACAAACCATACGTGAACGCCTTGGGGATCATGCCGGGCAGGAAGCCCTGTTCGCCGAGGCGGACCGGGTGCGCCGGGAGCGGGTGGGCGATACCGCCCAGTTGCGCGGCGTGGTCCATTTCTCCAACTATTGCCGGTGCAACGACCTGTATTGCGGGCTGCTCAAGGACAACGGCCAGTGCAAACGGTTCCGCATGACCGAGGACGAGATCGTGGACACGGCAATGGCCATTGCCGAGGCAGGCCTGCGGACCGTGGTCCTGCAATCGGGCGAGGATCCGTACTACACGCGCTCCATGCTCTGTTCCATTATCGAGCGCATTCTGGACGGTGCGGACGTGGCCATTACTCTGAGCCTGGGCAAGCGTTCCCGCGACGATCTGGCAGCCTTTCGGGACGCCGGGGCCGAGCGGTACCTGATGAAACACGAAACCATGAATCCCGAACTGTACTCGCGCATGCGATCAGGGCTCCGGCTCGAGGATCGGTTGCATGCCATCGACGAACTGCGCGAACTGGGCTTTCAGGTGGGCGTTGGCAACATCGTGGGCCTGCCCGGGCAGACATTGGACGACCTGTGCGAGGATATTCTCTTTTTTCAGGAATTCCAGCCGGACATGATCAACATCGGCCCGTTCATCCCCCATGCGCAGACACCGCTCAGGGACGAGGCGGCCGGAGACATGGAGCTGATGCTCCGGGTTTTCGCCCTGACGCGGATCGTCACGGGCAACACGCACATGGCCGCGGCCAACACCGTGGCCACGCTGGACCCGGACAACGGCCAGTATCGGGCCATGGCCCTGGGCGGGGCCAACGTCATCATGCCCAACTGCAACCCGTTTCTGAAGAGCCGGGAGGACAAGATCGAATATGAATTCCAGATCACCACGCACAAGCGGTACGTTTCCGTGGACGAGGCCAGAAACGTGCTGAAGCGGGCCGGGAGGGTCCCGGGCGAGGACAAGGGACATTCACTCAAAATGCAAGGAGAGCGGCATTGA
- a CDS encoding nitrogen fixation protein NifH, with product MIKVAIYGKGGIGKSTVTSSISAALGLEGHNVMQLGCDPKTDSTINLLGGTPPPPILQYLQENGKPDTLDAIVKRGFGNVACMEVGGPTPGVGCFGRGMLTAFDLLDEMGAYEAYRPDVVLYDIMADVVCGGIAVPMREGFADKVCIVTSGEKMALLAARNIITALRNFADRNYAELGGLILNCRDMDNEVERVEEFAHEMETSVIGVIPRDTAIHRFEEDGRTVVEGDRSLATSERFFDLARTIVDFGAGRNAA from the coding sequence TTGATCAAGGTAGCGATTTACGGCAAGGGCGGCATCGGCAAGTCCACGGTGACTTCCAGCATTTCCGCCGCACTGGGGCTGGAGGGGCACAACGTCATGCAACTGGGCTGCGATCCCAAGACCGATTCCACCATCAACCTGCTCGGGGGCACGCCTCCGCCACCGATCCTGCAATACCTGCAGGAAAACGGGAAACCGGACACGCTGGACGCCATCGTCAAGCGCGGGTTCGGCAACGTGGCCTGCATGGAGGTGGGCGGTCCCACCCCCGGCGTGGGCTGTTTCGGCCGGGGCATGCTCACGGCTTTTGACCTGCTGGACGAGATGGGGGCCTATGAAGCCTACAGGCCGGACGTGGTTTTGTACGACATCATGGCGGACGTGGTCTGCGGCGGCATTGCCGTACCCATGCGCGAGGGCTTTGCGGACAAGGTCTGCATCGTCACCTCGGGCGAAAAAATGGCCCTGCTGGCGGCCCGGAACATCATCACGGCCCTGCGCAATTTCGCGGACCGCAACTATGCGGAACTGGGCGGGCTGATTCTCAACTGCCGGGACATGGACAACGAGGTGGAGCGCGTGGAGGAGTTCGCGCACGAGATGGAGACCTCGGTCATCGGCGTGATCCCCCGCGACACGGCCATCCACCGTTTCGAGGAAGATGGGCGCACCGTCGTGGAGGGTGACCGTTCGCTCGCCACTTCGGAACGTTTCTTTGATCTGGCCCGGACCATCGTCGATTTCGGCGCTGGCCGCAACGCAGCCTGA